The following coding sequences lie in one Bacteroidota bacterium genomic window:
- a CDS encoding SDR family oxidoreductase gives MPRLTVRRLLVVGATSRIAHETCRRFAAEGASFVLAARDPAKLDAVAADLLAHGAALAEPFLLDATDYDRHPALLDAAVAHLGRIDAVLVAHGLLPDQAKAERSVEAMRYAFEVNATSVLALLTPVAAYFEAERRGLIAVLSSVAGDRGRRENYVYGAAKAAVTRFLEGLRVRLAPAGVTVLTVKPGPVKTPMTAHLEQGVLFAEPEDVADRIYAAMTRGRDIVHTPSWWRPIMGVLRNLPERVFKRLGL, from the coding sequence ATGCCTCGTCTCACCGTCCGTCGTCTGCTCGTCGTGGGAGCCACGTCCCGCATCGCGCACGAGACGTGTCGTCGCTTCGCCGCCGAGGGCGCGTCGTTCGTGCTCGCTGCGCGCGACCCGGCCAAGCTCGATGCCGTTGCGGCCGACCTCCTCGCCCATGGAGCGGCACTCGCCGAGCCGTTCCTCCTCGACGCGACTGACTACGACCGCCACCCAGCGCTCCTCGACGCCGCCGTGGCGCACCTCGGCCGCATCGACGCGGTGCTGGTGGCGCACGGCCTGCTGCCCGACCAAGCCAAGGCTGAGCGTTCTGTCGAGGCAATGCGGTACGCCTTCGAGGTCAACGCGACGAGCGTGCTGGCGCTGCTGACGCCCGTGGCCGCCTACTTCGAAGCCGAGCGGCGCGGGCTGATCGCCGTGCTTTCGTCGGTGGCGGGCGACCGCGGGCGGCGCGAGAACTACGTCTACGGCGCGGCCAAGGCGGCTGTGACGCGGTTCCTCGAAGGGCTACGCGTGCGACTCGCTCCGGCGGGCGTGACCGTGCTGACCGTAAAGCCGGGCCCCGTCAAGACGCCTATGACGGCGCACTTGGAGCAGGGCGTCCTCTTCGCCGAGCCGGAGGATGTGGCGGATCGCATCTACGCCGCGATGACGCGCGGCCGCGACATCGTCCACACGCCGTCGTGGTGGCGGCCCATCATGGGCGTGCTGCGGAATCTGCCCGAGCGCGTCTTCAAGCGGCTGGGACTGTAG